One stretch of Meleagris gallopavo isolate NT-WF06-2002-E0010 breed Aviagen turkey brand Nicholas breeding stock chromosome 14, Turkey_5.1, whole genome shotgun sequence DNA includes these proteins:
- the IP6K2 gene encoding LOW QUALITY PROTEIN: inositol hexakisphosphate kinase 2 (The sequence of the model RefSeq protein was modified relative to this genomic sequence to represent the inferred CDS: inserted 1 base in 1 codon), with product MSPAFGAMEVEHYSKGVLLEPFVHQVGGHSCVLRFNDKTICKPLIQREHQFYETLPTEMRKFTPQYEGVVSVSFEEDEDGNLCLIAYPLNGDHDNLENLDNSDCEPKSKLLRWTNKKTVLLENEKLSKEWVRQHRKEEKMKSHKLEEEFEWLKKSEVLYYTVEKKGNISSQLKQHNPWSMKCHQQQLQRMKENAKHRNQYKFILLENLTSRYEVPCVLDLKMGTRQHGDDASEEKKANQIRKCQQSTSAVIGVRVCGMQVYQAGTGQLMFMNKYHGRKLSVQGFKEALYQFFHNGKYLRRELFESVIXKLTELKSVLEKQESYRFYSSSLLIIYDGKERQEVAVDSDPEDLEDLSEESSDESAGAYAYKPTASTVDVRMIDFAHTTCKYYGEDSVVHEGQDTGYVFGLQNLIDIIKEIRDENSE from the exons ATGAGCCCAGCATTTGGAGCTATGGAAGTGGAGCACTATTCCAAGGGAGTCCTGCTCGAGCCCTTTGTCCACCAGGTCGGGGGACACTCCTGTGTCCTCCGGTTTAATGACAAGACTATCTGTAAGCCCCTTATCCAGCGGGAGCACCAGTTCTATGAGACTCTCCCAACAGAAATGCGTAAATTCACTCCGCAGTATGAGG GTGTGGTGTCAGTGAGCTTTGAAGAGGATGAAGATGGAAACTTATGTCTAATAGCATATCCATTAAATGGGGACCACGATAACTTGGAAAACTTAGATAATTCTGACTGTGAACCCAAAAGTAAGCTGTTGCGATGGACTAACAAAAAGACAGTGTTGTTAGAAAATGAGAAGCTATCTAAGGAGTGGGTCCGGCAGcacaggaaagaggaaaaaatgaaaag TCATAAGCTAGAGGAAGAATTTGAGTGGCTGAAGAAATCTGAAGTGTTGTATTATACTgtagagaaaaaaggaaatattagTTCACAGCTTAAGCAACATAATCCTTGGAGCATGAAATGTCACCAGCAGCAGTTACAGCGGATgaaggaaaatgcaaaacatcGAAATCAATATA AATTCATTTTGCTGGAAAACCTGACATCTCGATATGAAGTACCATGTGTGTTGGACCTTAAGATGGGAACCCGACAGCATGGAGACGATGcatcagaagagaagaaggCTAACCAGATCCGTAAATGTCAGCAGAGTACATCAGCTGTTATTGGAGTCAGAGTTTGTGGCATGCAG GTGTACCAGGCAGGCACTGGCCAGCTGATGTTCATGAATAAGTACCATGGAAGAAAGCTCTCAGTCCAAGGATTTAAGGAAGCACTTTACCAGTTCTTTCATAACGGCAAATACCTGCGCAGGGAACTCTTTGAATCTGTTA AAAAACTGACTGAACTCAAGTCTGTCCTGGAGAAACAGGAGTCCTACCGCTTCTATTCGAGCTCCCTGCTGATCATCTATGATGGGAAGGAAAGGCAGGAAGTTGCTGTTGACTCGGACCCAGAGGACTTGGAGGACCTTTCAGAGGAGTCTTCAGATGAGTCGGCAGGAGCGTATGCCTACAAACCGACTGCTAGTACTGTCGATGTCCGTATGATAGACTTTGCCCACACCACCTGCAAGTACTATGGGGAAGATAGCGTGGTGCATGAGGGCCAAGACACGGGTTACGTTTTTGGACTTCAGAATTTAATAGatattattaaagaaataagagACGAAAATAGCGAATAA